In Maridesulfovibrio sp., the following proteins share a genomic window:
- a CDS encoding N-6 DNA methylase yields MGKAHLLQSLVDKFSSDLNYYRSSKYNETQLRTDFLDQFFALLGWDIVNSSGKPTNEREVLVEEALNSSGENTKRPDYTFRLFSKRKFFVEAKKPNVNIAVSSESAKQVRRYGFTAKLKISVLSNFEYTAIYDTSNPVKDDDDSTKSRVKLYHYTELVDKFEEIKLLIGRESVYSGQFDEEWSEIELKISKFSIDDLFLKQINSWRILLANDFVKIKKDLDDTSLNDLTQSYINSIVFLRVCEDRDLERYEDLYHFAEKKSCKELICKLQEADKKYNSGLFALEHIQDLINNSNSAVWQIISDLYYPQSTYSFSVFSSDILGNIYEVFLSERVHITDSKNIKLLPKAEHVERDVVTTPSHIIKSIIKNTLVKYCKEKTAKEIFDLKIADIACGSGAFIIEAFQVVQDLLIDYYLLHDHSKVEQISTYTYKLKFSVKKEVLCKCIYGVDKDYNAVSACSFGLLLKLIEGESKETIGMVTPILPNLDKNILFGNSLIDQQDNIKDEDLFSVNPFDINNYQFDVVIGNPPYMATEHMKQITPKEYSIYKKKYKSAFKQFDKYFLFVERSMQILKDGGCLGYILPSKFMKVGAGQKLRKLLTDNKYLCGVISFGSNQIFKSKTTYTCLLFLKKSSQHEFSFCEVTDLKAWFTDDKKNYPANKYKMDQLSSDTWILEKETNLILDRIQQRSATLAEVVGKKNIANGIQTSANPYYIHKMIKSKDGFVYFQYNGMEYKVEEELTRPYYETDRSGHDNFYTYKNVEPNSFVIYPYQKRAEKIKLVSFDKLKSNFPCLFEFLHIVKDYLDNNKRSIKPTPTTKEEWYRYGRSQALENCDVARKIIVGILSNGHKYSIDTNRTFVSSGGTAGYNIINVPEETQYSIFYIQAVLSSKYVEWFASIFGEIFRGGFVARGTKIQERMPVPIINFQDKKQKDKHNRIAALQEEMNDLFGQIENAEERQKIILKRLFASKKDEMDKALKDLFDLGEFDIKIPSVEDLYAGLQPTPNSL; encoded by the coding sequence ATGGGTAAAGCGCACTTGCTACAAAGTTTGGTTGATAAATTTAGCTCAGATTTGAATTATTATCGTTCTTCTAAATATAATGAAACCCAGCTTAGAACTGATTTTCTTGATCAATTTTTTGCTCTTTTAGGTTGGGACATTGTCAACTCGTCTGGTAAGCCAACAAATGAACGAGAAGTGCTTGTTGAGGAAGCGTTAAATAGCTCTGGAGAGAACACAAAAAGGCCAGATTATACATTCAGACTGTTTTCTAAAAGAAAATTTTTTGTTGAAGCGAAGAAGCCAAATGTTAACATCGCAGTATCTTCTGAATCCGCAAAGCAAGTTAGACGATACGGCTTTACAGCAAAACTAAAAATATCCGTCCTATCCAATTTTGAATACACAGCTATATATGACACTTCAAATCCAGTTAAAGATGATGACGACTCCACAAAATCGAGAGTTAAATTATATCATTACACAGAGTTAGTTGATAAATTTGAAGAAATTAAGTTGTTGATTGGGCGGGAAAGTGTTTATTCTGGACAATTTGACGAAGAATGGTCTGAAATTGAACTTAAAATTTCAAAATTTAGTATCGACGATTTGTTTCTTAAGCAGATTAATAGTTGGCGAATTTTACTTGCTAATGATTTTGTAAAAATAAAGAAAGACTTAGACGATACCAGCTTAAATGACTTAACTCAGAGCTACATAAATAGTATCGTTTTTTTGCGAGTTTGCGAGGATCGTGATCTTGAAAGGTATGAAGATCTTTATCATTTTGCAGAAAAAAAGAGCTGCAAAGAGCTAATTTGCAAACTTCAAGAGGCTGATAAAAAATACAATTCTGGGCTGTTCGCGCTTGAACATATTCAAGACTTAATTAATAATTCTAATTCCGCTGTTTGGCAAATAATAAGCGATCTTTATTATCCACAGAGTACATATTCATTCTCAGTTTTTTCATCGGACATACTTGGGAATATTTATGAAGTATTTTTAAGTGAAAGAGTTCATATTACAGATAGTAAGAATATCAAACTTTTGCCAAAAGCTGAACACGTAGAGCGTGATGTTGTCACAACACCAAGTCATATCATAAAGAGCATTATAAAAAACACATTAGTCAAGTACTGTAAAGAAAAAACAGCTAAGGAAATATTTGATTTAAAAATTGCAGATATTGCTTGTGGGTCCGGTGCATTTATAATTGAGGCATTTCAAGTTGTTCAGGATTTACTTATCGACTACTACCTATTGCATGATCATTCAAAGGTTGAGCAAATCTCTACTTACACGTATAAGTTGAAGTTCTCTGTCAAGAAAGAAGTTTTATGTAAGTGTATTTATGGAGTAGACAAAGATTATAACGCTGTTAGCGCATGTTCTTTTGGCCTCTTGCTGAAATTAATAGAAGGAGAGTCAAAAGAAACCATTGGTATGGTAACTCCAATACTTCCAAACTTAGATAAGAATATCCTTTTTGGGAACAGTTTAATTGATCAGCAAGACAACATTAAAGATGAAGATCTCTTTTCAGTAAATCCGTTTGACATCAATAATTACCAGTTTGATGTTGTAATTGGAAATCCTCCGTATATGGCTACTGAGCACATGAAACAAATTACCCCTAAAGAGTATTCAATTTATAAAAAAAAATACAAGTCAGCCTTTAAACAGTTTGATAAATATTTTTTATTTGTAGAACGCTCAATGCAAATATTAAAAGATGGTGGATGTCTAGGGTATATTCTTCCTTCAAAATTCATGAAGGTTGGGGCAGGGCAAAAGTTACGTAAACTATTGACGGACAACAAATATTTGTGTGGTGTAATTTCATTTGGTTCTAACCAAATATTTAAATCCAAAACAACGTATACCTGTTTGCTTTTTCTTAAAAAATCATCACAACATGAATTTTCTTTTTGTGAAGTCACTGATTTAAAAGCATGGTTTACAGATGATAAAAAAAATTATCCGGCTAACAAATATAAAATGGATCAATTAAGTTCTGACACTTGGATATTAGAAAAAGAAACAAATTTAATTCTAGATCGGATACAACAACGTTCAGCAACACTGGCTGAGGTTGTTGGAAAAAAGAATATAGCAAACGGCATTCAAACTAGTGCTAATCCTTACTATATTCACAAAATGATAAAATCAAAAGATGGGTTTGTTTATTTTCAGTATAATGGAATGGAGTATAAAGTAGAAGAAGAATTAACCAGACCATACTACGAAACAGATCGTTCGGGGCATGACAATTTTTATACTTATAAGAATGTCGAGCCAAACTCATTTGTTATTTATCCTTATCAGAAAAGAGCTGAAAAAATTAAGCTTGTCAGTTTTGACAAGCTGAAAAGTAATTTTCCTTGTCTCTTTGAGTTTCTTCATATTGTAAAAGATTATCTAGATAACAATAAGCGCTCTATAAAACCAACTCCAACAACAAAAGAAGAATGGTATAGGTATGGCAGAAGTCAGGCTCTAGAGAATTGTGATGTTGCCCGAAAAATTATTGTTGGTATTTTATCAAATGGCCATAAGTATTCAATAGACACAAATAGAACTTTTGTTTCGTCAGGAGGGACTGCGGGGTATAATATTATCAATGTCCCGGAAGAAACTCAATATTCTATTTTTTATATTCAAGCAGTGCTATCTTCAAAATATGTCGAATGGTTTGCTTCAATTTTTGGAGAAATTTTTCGTGGTGGATTTGTGGCTCGTGGGACAAAAATACAGGAACGAATGCCAGTCCCTATAATTAATTTCCAAGATAAAAAGCAAAAAGATAAACATAATAGGATTGCAGCGTTACAAGAGGAAATGAATGATCTTTTTGGGCAAATTGAGAATGCTGAGGAACGACAAAAAATTATACTGAAAAGACTTTTCGCCTCGAAGAAAGATGAAATGGATAAAGCCCTCAAGGATCTCTTCGATTTAGGAGAATTTGACATCAAGATTCCATCTGTAGAAGATCTATACGCTGGACTGCAACCTACTCCCAACTCCCTATAA
- a CDS encoding transporter, with translation MTSKRVLLLAGLVLLCLVTSAYAEEKAPVAWGPASATFGPSGLSMPAGKFAIGGNIVFGDSNGLWHHGKRINGNVKGTKFNQVVKMRYGIWDGLDVRSATPIYSVHLDKTKTDDKDLYGVGDTTVLFHQRLLSQKKGDPFSMAFDIGFVMPTGTVSTHSSDAAGNAAWGAMGGIGATYFIDANRFDMEVNYATFAEGGHDYQKGNRLRWNAAYAYAINDNWDVGVESSLESYDESERNGSMQNDASLEWYAGPKVAYKYKPWGTFAGLTVKAPVQRWYQGTKACSDDYRVEFKLMKTFDLAKLFE, from the coding sequence ATGACTTCTAAGAGAGTCCTGCTTCTGGCAGGATTGGTATTGCTATGCCTTGTGACCAGCGCATACGCAGAAGAAAAGGCCCCTGTAGCATGGGGACCTGCCAGTGCCACATTCGGTCCCAGCGGTCTTAGCATGCCAGCTGGAAAATTCGCTATAGGCGGTAATATTGTCTTTGGCGACAGCAATGGCCTCTGGCATCACGGCAAAAGGATCAATGGAAATGTCAAAGGTACCAAGTTCAATCAGGTAGTCAAAATGCGCTACGGTATCTGGGACGGACTTGATGTCCGCTCAGCAACCCCGATCTACAGTGTACATTTGGACAAGACTAAAACTGATGATAAAGATTTATATGGTGTAGGGGATACCACAGTTCTTTTTCACCAGAGACTGCTGAGCCAGAAAAAAGGTGACCCTTTTTCTATGGCTTTTGATATCGGTTTTGTTATGCCTACTGGCACCGTGAGTACCCATTCTTCCGATGCAGCAGGAAATGCCGCATGGGGTGCAATGGGCGGTATTGGGGCGACTTACTTTATCGATGCCAACCGCTTTGACATGGAAGTGAACTACGCGACATTTGCAGAAGGCGGACATGATTATCAGAAGGGTAACCGACTGCGCTGGAACGCCGCATACGCATATGCCATTAATGATAATTGGGATGTCGGTGTTGAATCAAGTCTTGAATCGTATGACGAGTCCGAAAGGAATGGAAGCATGCAGAACGACGCTTCCCTTGAATGGTACGCAGGTCCCAAGGTTGCTTACAAATATAAACCATGGGGCACCTTCGCCGGTCTTACAGTTAAGGCCCCTGTTCAACGTTGGTATCAGGGGACTAAGGCTTGCTCCGATGATTACCGTGTTGAATTCAAACTGATGAAGACTTTTGATCTGGCAAAGCTCTTTGAATAG
- a CDS encoding FAD-dependent oxidoreductase, producing the protein MKTYDVLIIGAGPAGMTAAIYAIRANMSVLMIDKLSPGGQMVNTNEIENYTGSGAVNGAELSMQMFEHTQDLGVEFDYKTVLDIVDNGETKTVICEEDDARFETRTVIIATGTVPRRLNVAGEDNFAGTGISWCAICDGAQYRGKDVVVIGGGNSAVEESIYLAGITSSLTIVTMFDLTADPKACDQLRAMENVTIYPYQDVLEFTGEGALDGVRFKSTKEDATERYVKCDGVFEYIGLMPTSENFKHLGILNDFGFIEVDDEMNSSVKGIYGAGDITSKKLRQIITACSDGAIAANNAAKYVESLKG; encoded by the coding sequence ATGAAAACATATGATGTTCTCATTATCGGTGCAGGACCCGCCGGCATGACTGCCGCTATTTATGCTATCCGCGCAAACATGTCCGTACTTATGATCGACAAGCTGTCCCCCGGCGGACAGATGGTCAATACCAACGAGATCGAAAACTACACCGGGTCAGGTGCTGTTAACGGTGCGGAATTGAGTATGCAGATGTTTGAACATACTCAGGATCTGGGTGTGGAATTCGATTATAAGACTGTGCTGGATATCGTGGATAACGGCGAAACCAAGACCGTTATCTGTGAAGAAGATGATGCCCGTTTTGAAACCCGTACCGTGATTATCGCTACCGGAACCGTGCCAAGAAGACTGAATGTTGCTGGCGAGGATAATTTTGCAGGAACCGGAATCAGCTGGTGCGCAATCTGCGATGGTGCGCAGTACCGTGGCAAAGACGTAGTGGTTATCGGTGGAGGGAACTCCGCAGTGGAAGAATCCATTTACCTTGCCGGAATTACCTCATCCCTGACCATTGTGACTATGTTTGACCTCACTGCCGACCCTAAAGCCTGCGATCAGTTGCGTGCTATGGAAAATGTCACAATCTATCCCTATCAGGATGTACTCGAATTTACAGGGGAAGGTGCTCTTGATGGTGTCCGTTTCAAGTCCACTAAAGAGGATGCCACTGAACGCTATGTGAAATGCGATGGGGTCTTTGAATATATTGGACTCATGCCTACCTCCGAAAACTTCAAGCATCTTGGAATACTCAATGATTTCGGATTTATTGAAGTGGATGACGAGATGAACTCCTCCGTGAAAGGTATCTACGGTGCCGGAGACATCACCAGTAAAAAACTCCGTCAGATTATTACAGCCTGCTCCGATGGAGCCATCGCAGCCAACAACGCTGCTAAATATGTCGAGAGCCTTAAAGGCTAA
- a CDS encoding N-6 DNA methylase has protein sequence MKFKSDQSVQKLRGGYYTPQNLADYITKWVLSQKPQSILEPSCGDGAFMQALNNNNCDKNTKISCFELFDLEAQKTIERCSNLGFKNYSVTEGDFLKWANKKIEQKSILFDGVLGNPPFIRYQFLEKDFQEQAELVFKHLDQKFTKHTNAWVPFLFSALALLRAGGRMGMVIPSEIIHVMHAQSLRSYLGKHCSKIVIIDPKEIWFENTLQGAVIILAEKKQNRELPSEGVGIVNVNGFDFLQENPEELFRKTPGINGETIAGKWTKAILDPNELSLIKNLFEHESVYLFKDVAKVCVGIVTGANNFFLVRDQIVEQYDLEGYSHPMFGRSQHCPGILYDKNQHNENRKKGFPTNFLYIDDDFDKILQGPREYISRGEESGYHTRYKCKIRKPWYRVPSVYSSEIGMLKRCHEYPKLILNSIGAYTTDTAYRVTSPFISPEKLVCSFLNPLTAITAELEGRYYGGGVLELVPSEIAKLHIPIVENFDYDLKKINRLVKEGRSEKVMHENGKAIMESLGYSSLDNELLIKIWQKLKARRQRKL, from the coding sequence ATGAAGTTTAAGTCAGATCAAAGTGTTCAAAAGTTAAGAGGTGGATATTATACGCCACAAAACTTAGCTGACTATATTACAAAATGGGTATTAAGCCAAAAACCACAGAGCATATTGGAGCCTAGTTGTGGGGATGGTGCTTTTATGCAAGCACTAAACAACAATAATTGCGATAAAAACACAAAAATTTCTTGTTTTGAACTTTTTGATCTTGAGGCCCAAAAGACAATAGAACGTTGCAGCAATCTTGGATTTAAGAACTATTCTGTAACTGAGGGTGATTTCCTAAAATGGGCAAACAAAAAAATTGAGCAAAAGAGTATTTTATTTGATGGAGTGTTAGGTAATCCTCCTTTCATTCGCTATCAGTTTTTAGAAAAAGATTTTCAAGAACAAGCGGAACTTGTCTTCAAGCATCTGGATCAAAAATTCACCAAGCATACAAACGCATGGGTTCCGTTTCTTTTCTCGGCGTTGGCTTTGTTGCGAGCAGGAGGGCGTATGGGAATGGTTATACCCTCTGAGATCATTCATGTAATGCACGCTCAATCCTTACGAAGTTATCTTGGTAAACACTGTTCAAAAATTGTAATAATTGATCCAAAAGAAATTTGGTTTGAAAACACACTTCAGGGTGCTGTGATTATTCTTGCTGAAAAAAAACAGAATAGAGAACTTCCCTCGGAAGGGGTTGGAATTGTGAATGTTAATGGATTTGATTTTTTGCAAGAAAATCCAGAGGAGCTATTTCGTAAAACACCTGGTATCAATGGAGAAACGATAGCTGGGAAGTGGACTAAAGCAATATTAGACCCAAATGAGCTTTCATTAATTAAAAATTTATTTGAGCATGAATCTGTATACCTATTCAAAGATGTCGCAAAAGTTTGTGTTGGAATTGTCACCGGTGCAAATAATTTTTTTCTGGTAAGGGATCAAATTGTTGAGCAATATGATTTGGAAGGATATTCGCATCCGATGTTTGGTAGAAGCCAGCATTGCCCTGGAATACTCTATGATAAAAATCAGCATAATGAAAATCGTAAAAAAGGTTTTCCCACAAACTTTTTATACATTGATGATGATTTTGATAAAATTTTGCAAGGTCCTAGGGAGTATATTTCGCGCGGAGAAGAGAGCGGATATCATACTAGGTATAAATGTAAGATTCGTAAACCTTGGTATCGAGTTCCTTCTGTGTACAGTTCGGAAATAGGAATGCTAAAGCGCTGTCATGAGTACCCAAAGTTAATCTTGAATAGCATTGGAGCTTACACAACGGATACCGCTTACCGTGTAACTTCCCCATTCATTAGTCCCGAGAAACTAGTCTGCAGTTTTTTAAATCCGCTCACAGCGATTACTGCGGAATTAGAAGGAAGATACTATGGAGGCGGAGTGTTGGAGCTGGTACCATCGGAAATTGCCAAATTACATATTCCTATTGTTGAAAATTTTGATTACGATTTAAAAAAAATTAACCGACTGGTCAAAGAGGGACGGTCAGAAAAAGTTATGCATGAAAATGGCAAGGCCATTATGGAGTCCTTGGGATATTCTTCGCTTGATAATGAATTATTAATAAAAATCTGGCAAAAACTAAAAGCACGAAGACAGAGAAAATTATAG